From Novipirellula artificiosorum, the proteins below share one genomic window:
- a CDS encoding DUF6298 domain-containing protein — translation MTLPTVRSALLALLFSATLSTVATTQAIEPWDENPWHWSQHGQPVMLLGGSDDDSLFQWPEQTLVKQLDRIAAAGGNLIRNTMSDRSDKGFELYPFRKLANGMYDLTQWNDEYWERFERMLAETKRRSIFVQIEVWDRFDYTDSGKNSRGSSHWQDHPYNPANNVNYSFEESGFEKRYPDHPGQNKQPFFFTTPKQRNNKVVLAVQQAFVNKMLDHALPYEHVLYCIDNETNGEAAWAEYWAEFMHRRASAEGKQIMVTEMWDDWDLTAKRHRQTFDRSDLYAYVDVSQNNHNKGQKHWDNFLFVRNYLTSKPRPMNTTKTYGADGNKFKHTDQDAIERFWRHLLAGAASIRFHRPDSGLGINDKAVACIQAARAVESLVPFWSVDPANELLTDRSENEAYLATNADRSIAVVYFPASDEDRSVQLDTQTESTSVEIRWIGIDRDGKQYDPTIESAASSRLKLVPPIAGNMVAVVRQR, via the coding sequence GCTGCTTGGCGGCAGCGACGATGACAGTTTGTTTCAATGGCCCGAGCAGACGTTGGTCAAGCAACTTGATCGGATCGCGGCTGCCGGTGGCAATCTGATTCGCAATACGATGAGTGACCGCAGCGACAAAGGCTTTGAACTCTATCCGTTTCGAAAGCTCGCGAACGGCATGTACGACCTGACTCAGTGGAACGACGAGTACTGGGAACGGTTCGAGCGGATGCTCGCTGAAACAAAGCGTCGCAGCATCTTTGTCCAGATCGAAGTATGGGACCGCTTCGACTACACGGATTCAGGAAAAAACTCTCGCGGCTCTTCGCATTGGCAAGACCACCCCTACAACCCTGCCAACAACGTCAATTACAGCTTCGAAGAAAGTGGTTTCGAGAAACGCTATCCGGATCATCCGGGCCAAAACAAGCAACCGTTCTTTTTCACGACGCCAAAACAACGCAACAACAAGGTCGTGCTCGCCGTTCAACAGGCGTTCGTGAACAAGATGCTCGATCACGCGTTGCCCTACGAACATGTCCTTTACTGCATTGACAACGAAACCAACGGGGAAGCCGCCTGGGCAGAGTACTGGGCCGAGTTCATGCACCGCCGTGCTTCCGCAGAGGGCAAACAAATCATGGTCACCGAAATGTGGGACGATTGGGATTTGACGGCCAAGCGACATCGACAAACGTTTGACCGCAGCGACCTGTATGCTTACGTCGATGTCTCGCAGAACAACCACAACAAAGGACAAAAGCACTGGGATAATTTCCTATTCGTGCGAAACTACCTGACAAGCAAACCACGTCCGATGAACACCACGAAAACGTACGGAGCGGACGGCAACAAGTTCAAGCATACCGATCAAGACGCGATTGAACGGTTTTGGAGGCATTTGCTTGCCGGTGCGGCATCGATTCGTTTTCACCGACCTGATTCTGGTCTCGGAATCAACGACAAAGCGGTTGCATGTATCCAAGCAGCCCGAGCGGTCGAATCACTCGTGCCGTTTTGGAGCGTCGATCCGGCAAACGAGTTGCTGACCGACCGATCGGAGAACGAAGCCTACCTTGCCACCAACGCCGATCGCAGCATCGCGGTCGTCTACTTCCCTGCATCCGACGAGGACCGATCGGTACAACTTGACACCCAAACCGAATCAACGAGCGTAGAAATTCGTTGGATCGGAATCGATCGGGATGGCAAACAATACGATCCGACGATCGAATCGGCAGCGTCAAGCCGATTGAAGCTTGTGCCGCCAATCGCCGGCAATATGGTTGCCGTTGTCCGACAACGCTAG